AGTATATAAAGATTGCAGCCCCGGATAGGAAAACGTTTTTCAAGTTGTTTGATGAGAATAAGTTAAGAATTCTTGGTATCTATGCTAAGGCTGAGCGTGATCGGCTAATATCGGTTTATAAGCGAACCGCGGATACCCGGATCTTTAATTTGTTCAAGAAGAAGTATAATATATTGTTGTATTGTCCTACAGGATATTACGTGAATAAGGATACGACTGATTTCGTGTGGATGTCAAGTGAAACGACTAAGAACAGTAAAGGTATTATATTCTTTACTGAAAAGTACGAGCATGAAAGCCAGTTTAATTATGCCATTATTTTTGATCGGGTGAACGAGGAGCTGAAGAAACATATTCCCGGCCCGCGTGAGGGATCGTATATGGCACTGGATTTGGAGATCCCTTATACTGCAGTGCAATATAAATATAACGGGCATTATGCCGTGTTGTTCCGTGGCCTGTGGACGGTGGTGAATGATTTCATGGCGGGGCCGTATGAGCTGAACGTGGTGCTGGACGAGGAACATCAGCGAGTGATCTATATGATGGGATACGTGTACTATCCGAACGAGGAGAAACGGGATATGATGAAACAAGTGGATGCTATCCTGAACACCATGGTGATTGATTATAAAGATAAGGAAGAGAAGACGAAGTAATCGATGAGATATTTAATATTATTTTTGGTGATAGCATCCGCGTGTACGGATGCTATTTCCGTGAATGTACGAGACGGGATAGAACGTTTTGAGGTTTACCGGAATCTGTTGACGGGAAAACGAGTTGGAATCGTGGCAAACCACACTTCCCGGGTAGACACGGTGCATAGTGTGGACTTCCTGTTGGAAAAAGGTATTCACGTGGCACGAATTTTTTGTCCCGAACATGGATTTCGGGGTACGGCTGATGCCGGGGAGACCGTGGGAGATTATATTGATGCCGGGAGTGGTTTGAAGGTGGTGTCCCTGTACGGGAAAAAAAAGAAACCCCAGCCGGAGGATCTGTCGGGAATTGACGTGATGATTTTTGATATGCAGGACGTGGGAGTACGTTTCTATACTTATCTGTCCACGTTGCATTACGTGATGGAGGCTTGTGCGGAACAGAACATTCCCTTGATCGTGATGGACCGTCCTAATCCGAATGCTTTTTACGTGGATGGCCCGGTCCTGCAGAAAGAGTTTAAGTCTTTTGTCGGGATGCACCCGGTTCCGGTCGTGTACGGGATGACGATAGGTGAATATGCCGGAATGATTAACGGGGAAGGTTGGTTGAAAGATAGCGTGACCTGTGATCTGACCGTGATCCCTTGCGAGGGATGGAGTCGGGAACAACCCGTGGCGTTACCTTATGCCCCGTCTCCGAATTTGCCGGATTCTGTTTCCATCATGCTTTACCCGTCAACTTGTTTTTTTGAGGGAACAGCGATCAACGAGGGACGAGGGACGCTACGTCCGTTTCAGGTGTTCGGGCATCCGAGCTTGATAGGTATGCCCTATTCTTACGTGCCTCGCCCGATTAAGGGAATGAGTATGCAGCCCAAATGCAAGGGACAAATTTGTTACGGCATGGATTTGCAGGGAGAATACCACACTATTTTAAAGATGAAACGTCTGAATCTGGCTTGGTTATTGCTGGCTTATCAAGAGTATAAAGGCAAGGAACCCTTCTTTAATGCTTTGTTCAACAAGCTGGTGGGAAATGATAGAGTGCAGCAACAACTGAAGGATGGAGCAACGGAAGAAGAGATTCGTGCCGGATGGAAGGATGAGGTTGCCGAGTTTATGAAGGTGAGAGAAAAGTATCTGATTTATGATTAAAAATGTTGGTTAGCGGGAGGAAATCACTTAATCTAAAATCATAAATCAAGAAATTGATAGGATCTAAAATTTGAAATTATAAATCAAGAAATGTCATGTGGCGTTTATTAAAGTATTTCTTTATTTCACTGTTAGTGTTGGTGATCTTAGTGTGTGCTTCGATAGGCATCGTGTTGAATTTTATCTTTACCCCGGAGAAGTTGACTCCTATCGTGGAGAAAAGTGCCAATGAGTTTTTGAATGCGGAAGTACATTTTGATGCGATCGAGTTAACCTTTTTCTCGACTTTCCCGGAATTCGGGCTTGAAATGCGAAATGGTAGCGTGGTGACGAAAGTCTTTCAGGATTCGTTGAAACAGGAGAATGTTTATGCCGCTACTGATTCATTGATGAGTTTCAAGCGTTGTCGGCTGATCGTGAACCCGATGGCTTATCTGTCTCGAAAGGAAGTTATCGTGAAAGAATTGCGTTTGGAAGAACCGCAGATTTACGCTTATATTGACACGAACGGGGTTCCCGGTTGGAATGTAATGCGGGAGTCTGCTGAACAGGATTCCGTGGTCATGGTGGAGACGGATACGATTCAAGAAAAATTGATTGAAAGTATTGATATTCGTAACATTCGTATTGAGGGTGGAAAACTCGTGTTTGATGATCGTGCGAATGAACTTTATGCCCGATTGGAGGGGTTCGGTTTGAAAATCGATGGAAATTTTATGGAGCGGAAGGCGGACTTGCAGTTGGATGTGAAAGCAAGGAATATTCTTTTCTGGCAAGAAGGTAATTTACTCGTGAAACGCTTGCGGTTTGCTTTGCAAACAGGAATGCGTCTGGATCGAGATTCAATGCTTTACGTGTTGGATAAAGCTGTTATGAGGGTGAATAGAATGAAATTCGGGGTAGGAGGACGTTTACAGGCAGATACATTGAATCGTTTGTTGGACGTGGACCTGACCTTTGGGATAAAAGTTCCTTCTTTGAAAACCCTGCTTGACCTTGTTCCGGAAACAGTACTTAAACATGATGAAAATGTGACGGTATCGGGAGAGGTGTTATGCCGGGGAACGTTGAAGGGGAAATATGGAAAGGATCGAGTTCCCGTGTTGGATGCTCGTTTCAAAATAAATGAAGGCTCCGTGAAATATGCGGGGATGCCTTATTCGTTGGATAAATTGGATGTTGACTTGGAAGGTGTCGTTGATTTACAGAAAGAACAACCTTCGTTTTTGAAATTAAACCGGTTTTGCGTGAAGGGAACAGATGTGGATGTGGATTTAAATGGCCGGGTGGATCAATTACTTTCCAATCCTTTGATTACCGCAAGCGTGAAGGCGGATGTCGATTTCTCTATATTACCCAAAATATTCCCGATACAAGAGGGGGTGACATTGACGGGAAGTTTGAATGCAGGGTTAAAAGGAAATGTTTTATTGGCTGACATAAAGAATAAAAACTATGGAAAACTGGACATTCGAGGGGGATGTCAATTAAAGAATGTTTTGTTAGCCAGCGAAAAGGATAGTTTGAGATTACGTTCAAAATCTGTGATATTGGGATTCGGAACCAACATGGAAGATAAGACTATCTTGCAGGAAAAGAACCTGTTGAATGGAATCTTTGGTTTTGATAGTGTCGATATACAGTGGAAGAATGCTTTAACCTTTCACATGGATACTTCTTACGTGAAGGTAAAAACTTCTCCCTTGCGGGATACCACGGCTGTTGCCTCTATGTCGGCAGACATTCGTTTCGGATGGATTGACTTGGTGATGGGTGACTCCCTGCGGTTCCGGATGGGAAATAGCACGGCTAATTTTGCCTTGGCTCCCTCTCCGGAAGATAAAAAGCTCCCGTTAGTAAAAGCGAAGGTCAATATGGATAGTTTACGGGTAAGAGCTAGAGGGAATCGTTTACGACTGGCGAATGCCGGATTTGATCTTTCGGGAGTTCCGGACCGGAAAAATAAACGTCAATGGCTCGCCAGTGGGGTGGTCGGCTTTAAGGATATGCGGGTATACACCCCCTTGTTTCCTCTGCGGATGCGTATGCCGGGGACGAAGATTACTTTAAGTCCCGGACATATTAAATTGAATGGTGCAAAGTTGAAGATGGGACGTTCTGATCTTTTGTTAACCGGGGAAGTGTACAATCTGGCGGGTGCATTTTTGCGGCAGGAGGATTTGAAAGCTAATTTGAAGGTGAGATCGAATATGATTAATTGCAATCAATTGATGAAAGCTATGGAAGTTGGGGCTGCCAATCGAATGAACATGAAGTGGGGGACAGAAGAGGAATTGAGTGAGGATGAATTGTCTGATGTGGATTTAGCGGCAGATTCCACGTACGTGGCTGACTCTACCATGTCTGTTTTTGTTGTTCCTCCCGGTGTTGATTTCACGTTTGA
The window above is part of the Butyricimonas paravirosa genome. Proteins encoded here:
- a CDS encoding AsmA-like C-terminal region-containing protein produces the protein MWRLLKYFFISLLVLVILVCASIGIVLNFIFTPEKLTPIVEKSANEFLNAEVHFDAIELTFFSTFPEFGLEMRNGSVVTKVFQDSLKQENVYAATDSLMSFKRCRLIVNPMAYLSRKEVIVKELRLEEPQIYAYIDTNGVPGWNVMRESAEQDSVVMVETDTIQEKLIESIDIRNIRIEGGKLVFDDRANELYARLEGFGLKIDGNFMERKADLQLDVKARNILFWQEGNLLVKRLRFALQTGMRLDRDSMLYVLDKAVMRVNRMKFGVGGRLQADTLNRLLDVDLTFGIKVPSLKTLLDLVPETVLKHDENVTVSGEVLCRGTLKGKYGKDRVPVLDARFKINEGSVKYAGMPYSLDKLDVDLEGVVDLQKEQPSFLKLNRFCVKGTDVDVDLNGRVDQLLSNPLITASVKADVDFSILPKIFPIQEGVTLTGSLNAGLKGNVLLADIKNKNYGKLDIRGGCQLKNVLLASEKDSLRLRSKSVILGFGTNMEDKTILQEKNLLNGIFGFDSVDIQWKNALTFHMDTSYVKVKTSPLRDTTAVASMSADIRFGWIDLVMGDSLRFRMGNSTANFALAPSPEDKKLPLVKAKVNMDSLRVRARGNRLRLANAGFDLSGVPDRKNKRQWLASGVVGFKDMRVYTPLFPLRMRMPGTKITLSPGHIKLNGAKLKMGRSDLLLTGEVYNLAGAFLRQEDLKANLKVRSNMINCNQLMKAMEVGAANRMNMKWGTEEELSEDELSDVDLAADSTYVADSTMSVFVVPPGVDFTFETNIKKVLYGKLELDSIHGKVVMQNQCIELSDLSMRSMAADVKTTMLYKASGKEKAYTGFDLRMDDIDVGALINFMPSLDSIVPMLRSFDGLVDFHMAAETNLDSTMMVDLPTLRAVAYIDGKDLVLMDGETFSEISKMLMFKNKERNLIDSVAVDFRIKDGMIEVFPFLVEVDRYKVAVGGEHKIDMTFNYHISVLKSPVPFKLGVDIYGSMEKMKFKITKAKYKNLFIPSKRAKVDSAQINVRNQIRRILQSARE
- a CDS encoding DUF4837 family protein, yielding MKNIVFVFVMVLMLGSCKDATKNLMPAVTGKINQVLIIAEKNTWDGPVGDTIREFFGQEQDGLPQAEPIFDVLNLPERYFDKNMKGHRNVLQVVISPSIDSAYVQYADSPWAKTQKYIKIAAPDRKTFFKLFDENKLRILGIYAKAERDRLISVYKRTADTRIFNLFKKKYNILLYCPTGYYVNKDTTDFVWMSSETTKNSKGIIFFTEKYEHESQFNYAIIFDRVNEELKKHIPGPREGSYMALDLEIPYTAVQYKYNGHYAVLFRGLWTVVNDFMAGPYELNVVLDEEHQRVIYMMGYVYYPNEEKRDMMKQVDAILNTMVIDYKDKEEKTK
- a CDS encoding exo-beta-N-acetylmuramidase NamZ domain-containing protein; amino-acid sequence: MRYLILFLVIASACTDAISVNVRDGIERFEVYRNLLTGKRVGIVANHTSRVDTVHSVDFLLEKGIHVARIFCPEHGFRGTADAGETVGDYIDAGSGLKVVSLYGKKKKPQPEDLSGIDVMIFDMQDVGVRFYTYLSTLHYVMEACAEQNIPLIVMDRPNPNAFYVDGPVLQKEFKSFVGMHPVPVVYGMTIGEYAGMINGEGWLKDSVTCDLTVIPCEGWSREQPVALPYAPSPNLPDSVSIMLYPSTCFFEGTAINEGRGTLRPFQVFGHPSLIGMPYSYVPRPIKGMSMQPKCKGQICYGMDLQGEYHTILKMKRLNLAWLLLAYQEYKGKEPFFNALFNKLVGNDRVQQQLKDGATEEEIRAGWKDEVAEFMKVREKYLIYD